One Hordeum vulgare subsp. vulgare chromosome 4H, MorexV3_pseudomolecules_assembly, whole genome shotgun sequence DNA window includes the following coding sequences:
- the LOC123449205 gene encoding 65-kDa microtubule-associated protein 7-like, with product MGETAMAGYGLDRPARCSVSFDTPCGSLLRELEQIWTEIGEREQDKDRMFQELEAECMHVYRRKVDSANADRSQLRQSVMAKEAELKALVASIGENTTQFKVNEKHASLKEQLAAVTPLLDDLRAMKDERIKQFSNVQSQIETINAQISDHNYQHDDGSSKRLNNDHDLSTRRLADLQMQLRNLQKEKSDRLQKVFVYVDEVHCLCAVLGMDFAKTVKDVHPSLHGTNSDNSTNISDSTLEGLTQTILKLKAEKRTRVSKLQEIVGKLHKLWNLMESTEQERRHFSEVAAVLGSSEEEITSPSVLSLETIQETEEEVERLTKQKASRMKELVLKRRVELENICRNAHMEPDTSTSPEKIVALIDSGLVDPCELLSNIEVQIAKANEESHTRKDIMERVDKWLSACDEETWLEEYNQDDNRYSAGRGAHLNLKRAEKARLLVQKIPTMIDNLIDKTFAWEDESNTPFLYDGVRLVAILEEQKLRRVQKEEDKKRYRDQKKLQNLLLKEKELIFGSKSVPRKTSSFNRRTSGHHPNGNGSGFMTPMPRRVSAGSATPELLTPRSYSGRYNNYFKENRRMTVAPLNFSMASKDDSMSSFASISGSEPDSPLVLH from the exons ATGGGCGAGACGGCCATGGCCGGGTACGGGCTGGACAGGCCGGCGCGGTGCAGCGTCAGCTTCGACACGCCGTGCGGCTCCCTGCTGCGCGAGCTCGAG CAAATATGGACAGAGATCGGGGAGCGCGAACAAGATAAAGATCGGATGTTCCAAGAACTCGAAGCGGAGTGTATGCACGTGTATCGTCGGAAGGTCGACAGTGCTAATGCTGATAGAAGCCAGCTCCGCCAGTCAGTGATGGCCAAAGAAGCAGAGCTTAAAGCTTTAGTGGCTTCGATAGGTGAAAATACTACACAATTTAAG GTGAATGAAAAGCATGCATCGTTGAAAGAACAACTTGCTGCAGTGACGCCTCTCTTGGATGATCTCAGGGCCATGAAAGACGAAAGAATCAAACAGTTCTCAAATGTGCAATCGCAAATCGAGACGATAAATGCACAAATTTCTGATCACAATTATCAGCATGATGATGGCTCGTCCAAACGTCTGAACAATGATCATGACTTGTCAACCAGAAGACTTGCTGATCTTCAAATGCAGCTACGCAATTTACAAAAAGAGAAG TCTGATCGCCTTCAGAAAGTATTTGTATATGTGGATGAAGTGCACTGCCTATGCGCTGTGCTTGGGATGGATTTTGCAAAGACGGTAAAGGATGTGCATCCAAGTTTGCATGGAACAAACTCAGATAATTCTACGAATATCAGTGATAGCACCCTTGAAGGTCTTACTCAGACtatcctgaaactcaaagcagaaaaGAGGACCAGAGTCTCAAAG TTGCAAGAAATAGTGGGTAAACTCCACAAGTTATGGAATCTGATGGAGTCAACAGAACAAGAGAGGAGACATTTCAGCGAAGTAGCCGCTGTTCTTGGATCTTCCGAAGAAGAGATCACTTCTCCTAGTGTTCTGTCATTGGAGACAATTCAGGAG ACAGAAGAGGAAGTCGAAAGACTAACTAAGCAAAAAGCAAGTAGAATGAAGGAACTTGTTCTGAAAAGAAGGGTAGAGCTAGAAAATATCTGCAGAAATGCACATATGGAGCCTGATACGAGCACATCACCTGAGAAGATCGTTGCTCTAATTGATTCTG GTCTAGTGGATCCTTGCGAACTTCTTTCCAACATTGAAGTGCAAATTGCAAAAGCAAATGAGGAATCTCATACGAGGAAAGATATCATGGAGAGAGTAGACAAATGGCTATCGGCCTGTGATGAAGAGACTTGGCTTGAGGAATATAATCAA GATGATAACAGGTACAGTGCGGGCAGAGGTGCCCATTTGAATCTCAAGCGTGCAGAGAAAGCGAGGTTACTCGTTCAAAAGATTCCAA CTATGATTGATAACTTGATAGACAAGACATTTGCCTGGGAGGATGAAAGCAATACACCATTTCTGTATGACGGG GTTCGTCTGGTTGCCATTTTGGAAGAGCAGAAACTCAGGAGAGTACAGAAGGAGGAAGATAAGAAACGATACCGG gaccagaagaagctgcagaatcTGTTGCTTAAAGAGAAGGAGCTGATCTTTGGTTCCAAGTCAGTTCCAAGGAAAACAAGCAGTTTTAACAGGAGGACGAGTGGTCATCATCCAAATGGGAATGGGTCTGGTTTCATGACTCCGATGCCCCGCCGAGTGTCGGCAGGCAGTGCCACCCCTGAGCTTTTGACACCACGCTCGTACTCTGGACGGTACAACAATTACTTCAAGGAGAACAGGAGGATGACGGTGGCGCCACTCAACTTCTCGATGGCTTCCAAGGATGATAGCATGTCATCCTTCGCCTCCATTAGCGGCTCGGAGCCTGATTCTCCATTGGTTTTGCACTGA